CCCAAACCCTCTGCCCGGATGGACCGGAAGCGAAAACGGCGAACGGCGTCGCCTGGTCGGAGCACCGGGCCGCGCTGGCCGCCTGCCTCGACGGACTGGCCGTCACCGACCGCGACGGAGTTCCCTGCCCCCCGGACGAAGGCTTTCGCCGTTGGCTGGAAGCGGCGACCGCCGCGCGCCATGCCGGCGGCTGCGTTTTTCTCGTCGGCAACGGGGCCAGCGCCTCCATGGCCAGCCACTTCGCCACGGATCTGGCCAAAAACGGCTGCGTGCGCACCCAGGTCTTCACAGACCTTTCCCTGGTCACCGCCCTTGGCAACGACATCCGCTTCGAGGAGATCTACGCCGAGCCGTTGCGCTGGTACATGCGGCCCGGCGACATCCTGGTGGCCATCAGCAGTTCCGGCAATTCGCCCAATATCGTACGCGCCGTGGACGCCGCCCGGGAACTTGGCGGCTTCGTGGCCACGCTTTCGGGCTTTTCCCCGGGAAACGCCATCCGGCGGCGCGGCGACCTCAATTTCTACATCCCCGCCCCGACCTACGGCCTGGCCG
The sequence above is drawn from the Solidesulfovibrio fructosivorans JJ] genome and encodes:
- a CDS encoding SIS domain-containing protein, with the translated sequence MIMPKPSQECELPGRAQTLCPDGPEAKTANGVAWSEHRAALAACLDGLAVTDRDGVPCPPDEGFRRWLEAATAARHAGGCVFLVGNGASASMASHFATDLAKNGCVRTQVFTDLSLVTALGNDIRFEEIYAEPLRWYMRPGDILVAISSSGNSPNIVRAVDAARELGGFVATLSGFSPGNAIRRRGDLNFYIPAPTYGLAETGHASILHHWMDLMECCRKREASG